In a genomic window of Tissierella sp. Yu-01:
- the thiT gene encoding energy-coupled thiamine transporter ThiT has product MGKKFNVRMLAEGGMMLALAVLLNTIKIYQAPNGGSVSAGSMIPILLYAIRWGIGPGLVVGSVYGLLDFIFNPYFYHPLQFLLDYIFAYGILGIAGISYTNENKENSMTKIVIGIIIGIGGRMLSHVLSGVIFFAEYAGDQNPWIYSIIYNSTYLIPELIISVVVILLIWNPLKRVIRK; this is encoded by the coding sequence ATGGGTAAAAAATTCAATGTTAGAATGTTAGCTGAAGGTGGAATGATGCTTGCTTTAGCGGTATTGTTAAATACAATAAAAATTTATCAAGCACCAAATGGAGGTAGTGTTTCAGCCGGTAGTATGATTCCAATTCTTTTGTATGCGATAAGATGGGGCATTGGACCTGGTTTAGTTGTTGGTTCGGTTTATGGATTACTTGATTTTATATTTAATCCTTATTTTTATCATCCTCTTCAATTCCTATTAGACTATATTTTTGCATATGGTATATTAGGAATTGCGGGTATATCTTATACTAACGAGAATAAAGAAAATAGCATGACAAAGATTGTTATAGGTATTATAATAGGAATTGGAGGTAGAATGCTATCTCATGTCTTATCAGGAGTTATTTTCTTTGCTGAATATGCAGGAGATCAGAATCCATGGATATACTCAATAATATATAATTCAACATATTTAATACCAGAACTAATAATTTCAGTAGTAGTTATATTATTAATTTGGAATCCTTTAAAAAGAGTCATAAGAAAATAG
- the rpe gene encoding ribulose-phosphate 3-epimerase: MADIAPSLLSADFANLSEEIRKVENGGADYLHLDVMDGIFVPNITFGPPVIKMLKKITSIPFDVHLMIDKPERYIKDFVDAGADILTVHVEATTHLHRTIQEIKSYGIKAGISLNPATPLSSIECVLDDIDLILIMTVNPGFGGQSFINSMIDKIKRTRRMINESNKNILLEIDGGVKLDNALELSNLGVDILVAGSAIFGAEDITKRTMEFKDLFVK, from the coding sequence ATGGCTGATATTGCACCGTCATTATTGTCTGCTGATTTTGCAAACTTGTCCGAAGAAATTCGAAAGGTAGAAAATGGTGGCGCAGATTATTTACATTTAGATGTTATGGATGGCATATTTGTTCCAAATATAACTTTTGGTCCGCCAGTAATTAAAATGTTAAAAAAGATAACATCAATTCCTTTTGATGTACATCTTATGATAGATAAACCAGAACGATATATCAAGGACTTTGTAGATGCAGGTGCGGATATACTGACTGTCCACGTAGAAGCAACCACACATCTTCACAGGACTATCCAAGAGATAAAATCCTATGGAATAAAGGCAGGCATATCATTAAATCCAGCTACGCCCTTAAGCTCCATAGAGTGTGTTTTAGATGATATTGATTTAATATTAATTATGACTGTCAATCCTGGATTCGGTGGTCAGTCATTTATAAACTCCATGATTGATAAGATAAAAAGAACTAGAAGAATGATTAATGAAAGTAATAAAAATATCTTATTAGAAATTGATGGTGGGGTTAAACTAGATAATGCATTAGAATTGTCAAATCTAGGTGTAGATATTTTAGTTGCAGGTTCAGCAATATTTGGAGCTGAAGATATAACTAAAAGAACAATGGAGTTTAAAGATTTATTTGTAAAGTAA
- the rsgA gene encoding ribosome small subunit-dependent GTPase A has translation MLEGKIIKGIGGFYYVKTQKGIIESRARGVFREENLTPLVGDDVRVRISEEDNSGYIEEILERKNKLIRPPVANISQAIIVMSIKKPNINTLLLDKFLMMVEHKSLDIIICFNKIDLSAKEVEEVKNIYEEAGYIVLISSNKLDIGIEELKEVLKDHITVFAGPSGVGKSSLLNKLNPNFNRETGDISSKSKRGKHTTRSVELLEIGHNTYVLDTPGFSSLDLDFIEEPIDVRNYFREIDKYGSECRFQSCLHDKEPDCAVKSKVDKGIINIERYNNYLMILNEIRNKRRY, from the coding sequence ATGTTAGAAGGAAAAATAATTAAGGGTATTGGCGGATTCTATTATGTAAAAACCCAAAAGGGTATAATTGAAAGTAGAGCTAGGGGAGTATTTAGAGAGGAGAATCTCACTCCCTTAGTTGGTGATGACGTAAGAGTACGAATTAGTGAAGAGGATAACAGTGGCTATATAGAAGAAATTCTTGAAAGAAAAAATAAATTAATAAGACCACCTGTTGCAAATATAAGTCAAGCCATTATAGTGATGAGCATAAAGAAGCCAAATATAAATACACTTCTTTTGGATAAATTTTTGATGATGGTTGAGCATAAAAGTTTAGACATTATAATTTGTTTTAATAAAATTGATTTATCTGCAAAAGAAGTAGAAGAGGTTAAGAATATATACGAAGAAGCTGGATATATAGTTCTTATTTCCAGTAATAAGCTTGATATTGGTATAGAAGAATTAAAAGAAGTCTTAAAGGACCATATTACAGTATTTGCTGGTCCTTCAGGAGTAGGAAAGTCTTCCTTGCTTAATAAACTAAATCCTAATTTCAATCGTGAAACTGGTGATATTAGTTCAAAATCTAAAAGAGGTAAACATACCACCAGAAGTGTAGAATTACTGGAAATTGGTCATAACACATATGTACTTGATACACCAGGCTTTAGTTCTCTGGATTTAGATTTTATAGAGGAACCAATTGATGTTAGAAATTATTTTAGGGAAATAGATAAATATGGTTCTGAATGTAGATTTCAGAGTTGTTTACATGATAAAGAACCTGATTGTGCTGTTAAATCAAAAGTAGATAAGGGAATAATTAATATAGAGAGATATAATAATTACCTTATGATTTTAAATGAAATTCGAAACAAGAGGAGGTACTAG